The Anastrepha ludens isolate Willacy chromosome 2, idAnaLude1.1, whole genome shotgun sequence genome contains a region encoding:
- the LOC128871563 gene encoding homeobox protein MSH-B — translation MSDFSIDYILYRAGERYIGTNASVGIVERIKLEEQHRRQQNDFKTYNAAVAMEVASIAANVVDTTLDGFSHGSVEQMPMFDWLQYSRYHPPRLPRTLRQPPNKRTPGRLPRIPFTRTQLETLEKAYRMSNYLSAEEANQLAESLDLTNTRVKIWFQNRRARERREKRERDESYESTISSNASSPEPQMPELLLH, via the exons ATGAGCGATTTTAGCATTGATTATATACTATATCGTGCTGGCGAAAGATATATCGGCACCAATGCGTCTGTCGGCATAGTTGAACGTATTAAGTTGGAGGAGCAGCACCGCCGTCAACAGAATGATTTCAAAACTTACAACGCAGCTGTTGCCATGGAAGTGGCCAGTATTGCCGCTAATGTTGTAGACACAACGTTGGATGGATTCAGTCACGGAAGTGTCGAGCAAATGCCCATGTTCGACTGGTTGCAGTACTCGCGCTACCACCCGCCTCGCTTGCCAC GCACATTGCGTCAACCGCCCAACAAACGCACGCCCGGTCGCCTGCCACGCATACCATTTACACGCACTCAATTGGAGACTTTGGAAAAGGCATATCGCATGTCCAATTATTTGAGCGCCGAAGAGGCTAACCAACTGGCAGAATCGCTAGACTTGACGAATACGCGTGTAAAGATTTGGTTTCAAAATCGACGCGCTCGAGAGCGCCGCGAAAAACGCGAGCGGGATGAAAGTTATGAGTCAACTATTTCATCCAATGCATCGAGTCCGGAACCACAAATGCCCGAATTGCTACTGCATTGA